From one Dysidea avara chromosome 9, odDysAvar1.4, whole genome shotgun sequence genomic stretch:
- the LOC136265468 gene encoding E3 SUMO-protein ligase ZBED1-like produces MTMTENRKTSTLDGFVRPAKCSEARAKNISDRVTNMIVQDLRPIRTVECDGFRNLMKFLEPGYVLPSRKQFTADINLKHATYKNHLKEKLREEAVFISLTTDLWTSIATESYITVTAHYIDNNWVLQAFVLETLPFPERHTGINIAQKLKEMVGEWEILDTVRMVSHDQGSNMKAAMEILHNELNWQNLHCTAHCLQLCILAGFKINSIDRLLAAAKKIVTHFHHSVVASEALKQKQIEMNMPGKKLINSCVTRWNSTYEMLDRLLKLRWPVTAALSDSKVTKPSDRYLDLKSEQWKLVEELVEVLENFSTATTFLSYEENVSMSAAFPILHGIIDQLVPDVSDSGVIKQFKEIVSSEIFERFKNLTLGRYTESEQDSLKKGIVELMEMYKVYEEHEHGSQTSHEPSPSDVKRPKRLTALDKLLGEEAAVAEPSLSSELEKYLTEPPPPRRDNPLVWWQLNAGRFKVVSYVARRLLCVPATTTSSERVFSIAGLTVTKLRSNLKPKNVDALIFLNKNLSKLSIH; encoded by the exons ATGACCATGACAGAGAACAGGAAGACGTCTACCCTTGATGGATTTGTAAGACCTGCAAAATGCAGTGAAGCACGTGCAAAGAATATAAGCGACCGAGTGACTAATATGATTGTTCAAGACCTACGCCCCATTCGAACTGTTGAATGTGATGGTTTTCGTAACTTGATGAAGTTCTTGGAGCCGGGGTATGTCTTACCAAGCAGAAAACAATTTACTGCTGATATCAACCTTAAACACGCAACTTACAAAAACCATCTGAAAGAAAAGCTACGTGAGGAAGCAGTGTTTATATCGTTAACTACAGATTTATGGACAAGCATCGCTACAGAAAGTTACATCACTGTAACAGCACATTACATTGATAACAACTGGGTGCTACAAGCTTTTGTATTGGAAACCTTACCTTTCCCAGAGCGGCACACAGGGATAAACATCGCACAAAAGTTGAAAGAAATGGTGGGAGAATGGGAGATTTTGGATACTGTCAGGATGGTTAGTCATGACCAGGGTTCCAACATGAAGGCTGCCATGGAAATTTTGCATAATGAACTAAACTGGCAGAACTTACATTGTACTGCTCACTGCCTTCAACTCTGTATTCTAGCTGGGTTTAAAATTAACTCCATTGACAGGCTACTTGCTGCTGCGAAAAAGATAGTTACACACTTTCACCATAGTGTGGTAGCTTCTGAAGCTCTTAAACAGAAACAAATTGAAATGAACATGCCTGGTAAAAAGTTAATCAACAGTTGTGTCACTCGATGGAACTCAACATATGAGATGTTAGATCGCCTGTTGAAACTCCGGTGGCCTGTAACTGCTGCTCTTTCGGATAGTAAGGTAACAAAACCCAGTGACAGGTACTTGGATTTAAAATCTGAGCAATGGAAACTAGTCGAAGAATTAGTAGAGGTTTTAGAAAACTTTAGTACAGCAACAACTTTTTTGAGTTATGAGGAGAATGTGTCAATGTCAGCTGCGTTTCCAATATTACATGGTATCATTGACCAGCTAGTGCCAGACGTATCAGATTCTGGTGTAATCAAGCAATTCAAAGAAATTGTATCATCAGAGATCTTTGAGAG ATTTAAAAATCTCACCTTGGGTAGATACACAGAAAGTGAACAAGACTCCCTAAAGAAAGGAATCGTAGAGCTGATGGAGATGTATAAAGTATATGAAGAGCATGAGCATGGTTCACAAACTTCACATGAGCCTTCTCCATCTGATGTAAAGCGACCAAAGAGATTGACTGCTTTAGACAAACTCCTTGGTGAGGAAGCAGCAGTGGCAGAACCTTCCCTCAGCTCAGAGTTGGAAAAGTATTTGACTGAACCTCCTCCACCTAGACGAGACAATCCACTCGTATGGTGGCAATTGAATGCTGGTCGCTTTAAAGTTGTGTCATATGTGGCTAGACGACTACTGTGCGTACCAGCTACTACCACCTCTTCAGAAAGAGTTTTCTCTATAGCAGGTTTGACAGTCACTAAGTTAAGAAGTAATTTAAAACCAAAAAATGTTgatgcattaatttttttgaaCAAAAACTTATCCAAGTTATCAATACATTAA